In the genome of Candoia aspera isolate rCanAsp1 chromosome 4, rCanAsp1.hap2, whole genome shotgun sequence, the window CTTTCATCACTGATCATATTGCATAGAGCTGCTGGAAATTGTGCTTCAGTAATATTTGGAGGCCCGTAGGTTCCCCAATCCTGATTTAGACTGATTGTATATGGATAAACGTAATTCATACAGTCCTAGTAGTACATAAGGAGAGCAACAAAGATCTTCTCTTGGTGGGGCTGGGGTCAGCTTATTGTACAACCTCCCTTCTCCTTGAATGGGTTCTTGTCTTCTGGGATACCTTTTAAGAGAGGATCTTCTGCAGCCATAGATTCTATATAATCTCTGAGTTCTTTTGCTGTCTTGGAGACCTACGTGAAGAAAAGATGTAGTATTTCATTTCATGAACTTTTGAATCCTAACATAGAGCATCCAAATAGTATGATAGTCCTAGGAAATTAATGGGGACCCCTCCTACAAGTGAATGAGCAACAATAGTTTTGCAaggctttctttcattctttctcccaTGTTGTGATTCTAAACAAGGGCTCAAATGTACCACCTTAACTGCTTTCAGTTTTTTGTACACTCAAAATGACTAATTTCtgagtaatttatttttcttctttttaactatCCCTCATTCTGTTTCTCATGCCCAAAAGAAGATTTTAGTAATGGAGTCTAAAGCTGCATTTGGCACTATGGGAACAATCTTCTTTGAGACCAAAACTTTTCAGTGACTAGTCTTCCCACCCGCttaagaagcatttttttttctgtccttaaGTTTCTTATGTGGCAGACTTGAATCTGGATTAGATCAGTGATCAGTGACCATTCAATACAGATGTATTTCTGAATCTATTAAGTTTTTAATTCCTGCATATTCTACATAGGCTGCTTATAGCATGTCCTTCTGTTGATCCCCCTAAGTAGCTTTTAACAAAGACTGCATTTTTAATAACTGGGCTGTGGGATGACTAACACAAATTTTGCAAAATAAGAAAGAACTGGACATTATGTTTGCCCAATAACTTAACCTTGCTGTTTGGATAGCTGAACCCATAATTTATCAAGTCTCACTTCTTCAAAGTACTTGGTAGGGAAACCTTGGAAATCTTGGGGCAACATGAATTCTATTCAAATACCAATTTGTCTGCTCTGTGATAATGGTATTTTCCCCACTGCGTCACAGGATGGCTTCCTGTAGGCCTTTAGAAGATGGGGAGGTTCAGTTGCAGCCCCAACCCCTCCACGGAGATGGAGGTATCCTGGCCACTCACACTTGACAGTTTCATCACCAGAAGTGACAAGAGAGATCCTTCTTACATGTGTGCTCCTCAGGAATGCTGTGCTCTCTCTTATACATTCTACAATACCTACTCTTGAAAAGCATATATCAAGCCTGCATCCTAGCCTGATTCAGATGAGCTGGTTCCTCTCCCCACAACTTGACTGTCCTAGCCAATCCAGGATACCTGATGCCATGCAACTTGCTACCAACATTCTAGAAGTGCCCAGTGACTAAAACTGCTGGGGACTCCATTTGTTTTACATTGCCCTAATGTAATTTTGTGTTTTAAACATGAAAATTTAGCATAGTTATTTGGATGAAAAATTATTGGAATTATAAATAATATCTGATACAATGCACTGGGAAGATATAGTTTTAACACAGGGAAACTACAACACTGCATGGTATTCTTGCATCACTGTTAATTATTTCAGTGTGCCTTGTCAAGTCACCAAGTGATCTGTgccctttatattttattttattttattttatttattttattttattattttctttcccccTGAGAATTTAATGTTCTGTGTTTCAGAGATTGACTACACTGGCACCAACTGGCTGGACAAGAGAAAATCAACACATCACTCCATATAACTTTTTAGCCAGCATAACACAAAGGTATGGagaccaacacatctggagtgcTGTTGATGCAGAAGCACTGACTTTTTTATTAGAGGTACATCTGAAACTCATTACCATTTGTCTTTCAGTCTTCACTTCCTTCTTCAGTTGATCTAATTCCATTTTCCTTAGCTCTTTCTCAGTCATATCCTGAGCCATTTTGCCCTGCAATACAAATGCCAATCCATATTAGCCCTCTAGGCACGAACAGAAAGCACATCTGTCAATCAGCTACGAACACAGcccattatggcttattcagtCCATCACAGTTAAATAGGTGTGAACCTAGTTGATCTCTTACTTCAACTTCCCTTGGATTCCCATGTGTCTGCTATGGGAAGAAACACAATTTTCTGCGGTAaagaataatacatttttaaagcaaaaaataataaaatgattgaCTGTAGGCATGCCCTCTTCTGTCTACTGATGCTGAGCTTGTTTGCCTCTAGCTTTATCATTTGCTAACTTTCTGGATGATCCTTCAGGGACAAGGGACATCAACCCCAAGACCCAGTCCTTGCACAAGGAATCATGAGCTACTGACCCTCAGAAACAAACACTGAGAGTCCAGGGGTAATTCCAGAAGAGACGTCCATTATGCAGTTTCCTGGTTCATTCAGAGGTTCAGAGATTGCAGTGTTCCGCTTGTAACTGTCCTGTGTTTTCCGCCACTTCATTTTTCATATGATCAAAAATCCCCTAAGAGTACAAAATGGTGGAACTGTCTAATCCACTAGTCTTGGATTAGACACGGCTTTTGTTCTTAAATAGCCAGCTGTTTTCATGTAATTATTTGAGAAGGTCCAAACTATGACTGCTCCCAGTTGTAAACCTGTGGTGTTTTCCTGCTACttcctcaatctttttttttttaacctctaaaaaaatcctattaaggagaaaaaaactGAATTGATGCACAGTGAATTCCAATCCAATTCCAATTCCAATCCCACTTGGAGCCCTGCCTGGCAATAccaagggggaagaggaagaggagaaacacCATAACCAGGACTAGAAGATGACAAAGAGGCAACAAAGCTACTGTATCCTGCCTAAGACAGCAAAGGTGAAAAAAGGTCCATAGTGGTTTATTGCACTGTTAAAAACTTGGTAACTTGCATCTAATTAATATCTGATATAATTTGGCCCTCAGCTCAGGACTCTGCtgggtttgtgtgtttgtttcaaGGCCATGGTGCAATCTTGACAGTGAGGACTTTTCAATCTTGTTAAGAAAAATCTGAGTTAAATCAGTTCTATAGTTAAGAGGCTTATTCAAAGTCTGTCACCATGACATGCTGCTACCCTGATTAACCTGGACAGGCAGCTGTTTTGTGGCCAGTCATCACActtttcaaaatgcagttttGCAGCCTCTGAGGGTAGCAGAGGCATGTGATAATAACGTGGTAGGGTCGATGAAAGAGTCGGGATTTTTAGCATTTTTTCATtaattgcctttctttttttcagtaaagGAAATATATTGGTGTGTCAGATGATTCACATACAGTAACTCTTTTATTGCtgagctgaaaaaaaataaaaatgaaaaactgtgctgccaaatttcagcaccACAGTCTTTGGAGGCTCCTGTGGGAGTCCTCTTGATCTTCCATGGACCATACTTCACCACAGCCCTTGTTTTTGTTTATCCCAAACTTGTCTACCAGTTTTTCTACTCAGCAAACTAtagttttaaagatttatttatttatttttcaaatttctatcaccgcccatctctcctgaaaggggactctgggcggttttaagATGAATTTCTgtgatgggaagaaggaataaccttgaggaacaggaggaagagctgcaacccagacaatggtcagataaaagaaatcggAGTccaagcagaaatgtaatttgagaaagcaactCGGACatggccctccctagttctcaagaagaaaaagggagggtggggagaagcatatttagacttgcaagattctgtaacagtaaccttataataaaagtaatattagcattcataactctggttttctggtctggtctacattgaagggctgacaatttcTTCCCCAGAGGATGATAAGTGAGGAGATAAATAAGCAGACAGTTAAGCAAATATGTTGGTGTTATCCACAAACTTGCCAACTTTCTGCTTACCCCAATtcatggaggaggagggggactGTCTTTTActgaaacacaaaacaaaacaggaaactcTCTGAACAGAGCAAGCTGTTTATAACTCAAGAGTCAGACAACTCACATAGAGGTCAGTTTATGGACACCGAAAGGCTTTCCGTGTATTTTGAGGCTGAGCCATGGTGTTTAAAACTGGTTGTGATGTTAAACACAAGTGCTCTATATAGGGACATCTCTTGGGTAGGAGTTAGCAGTCTAAGTATAGGTGCAATT includes:
- the GNGT2 gene encoding guanine nucleotide-binding protein G(I)/G(S)/G(O) subunit gamma-T2; its protein translation is MAQDMTEKELRKMELDQLKKEVKTERQMVSKTAKELRDYIESMAAEDPLLKGIPEDKNPFKEKGGCTIS